A window of the Pseudobacteriovorax antillogorgiicola genome harbors these coding sequences:
- the asd gene encoding aspartate-semialdehyde dehydrogenase, which translates to MKKKVAVVGATGIAGQQFLTALENHPWFEVVALAGSPRSAGKTYEDALKTPSGQINWWQNEAIPKKYKQMVVELATELDPKKVDIVFTAVESDAARELEPLYAKHRPTISTASAFRMEDDVPLLIPGVNTNHVSLIKKQQANRDWQGFVIPIPNCTTYGLACSLAPLHKAFGVKGVVMTSMQATSGAGRNGGVLSLDMLDNLVPYIPKEEEKVEIETQKILGTLEEDQVKDAAFGVSCTCTRVPVTDGHTETVFVATDKPAPASEVEKAFREYQTGLEGLPSAPKDFYLVHDDPFHPQPRIDRDKDGGMSTHIGRIRDDKVLSGTKYVLLSHNTKAGAAKGAILIAEYLCHTGVI; encoded by the coding sequence ATGAAAAAGAAAGTAGCTGTAGTGGGTGCAACCGGAATCGCAGGCCAGCAATTTCTCACCGCCTTGGAAAATCACCCTTGGTTTGAAGTTGTAGCACTTGCTGGATCACCACGATCTGCCGGAAAAACCTACGAAGATGCCCTCAAAACCCCCTCTGGTCAGATCAACTGGTGGCAAAACGAGGCTATTCCTAAGAAATATAAACAGATGGTGGTTGAGCTAGCCACCGAACTTGATCCCAAGAAAGTCGACATCGTTTTTACCGCTGTAGAATCTGATGCAGCAAGAGAGTTAGAACCTCTTTATGCCAAGCATCGACCAACCATATCAACAGCCAGTGCCTTCCGGATGGAAGATGATGTGCCATTGCTGATCCCTGGAGTGAACACTAACCACGTGTCCTTGATCAAAAAGCAGCAAGCGAATCGTGACTGGCAAGGCTTTGTCATCCCCATCCCAAACTGCACGACCTACGGCTTAGCATGCTCGTTGGCGCCATTGCATAAGGCTTTTGGTGTTAAGGGTGTGGTGATGACCTCGATGCAAGCCACTTCAGGCGCTGGTCGTAACGGAGGAGTCCTGTCCCTTGATATGCTCGATAACCTTGTGCCGTATATTCCGAAGGAAGAGGAAAAGGTCGAAATCGAGACACAGAAGATCCTAGGAACTCTAGAAGAAGATCAGGTGAAGGACGCAGCCTTTGGTGTTAGCTGCACCTGTACACGGGTGCCCGTCACAGATGGCCACACGGAAACAGTTTTCGTTGCTACTGACAAGCCAGCTCCAGCAAGCGAGGTGGAAAAAGCGTTCCGTGAATACCAAACTGGACTGGAAGGATTGCCATCGGCACCAAAAGATTTTTACCTTGTCCACGACGATCCGTTTCACCCTCAGCCTCGTATCGATCGCGACAAAGATGGAGGTATGAGTACCCACATCGGCAGAATCCGTGATGATAAGGTGCTGAGTGGCACAAAGTATGTGCTGCT